A single window of Watersipora subatra chromosome 11, tzWatSuba1.1, whole genome shotgun sequence DNA harbors:
- the LOC137408412 gene encoding DNA polymerase lambda-like isoform X2: protein MSFFSDTNCLIIPNILGKSKAQFFARKLKEFGGRAQIFQPKAELTNLSAFTHVIVGPALTSDQLSKILGLKLIETVEKLVSSLWLTKCLENQSLVSCDPYIVPLTSSSTATGSYEAPPSQVTPSQTLPFKTQPLARAPPSPEPAEDGASPSKQLKTANDSDIEKIQSVDRTNVDRSKFICMTSSKATEQATPKMTHVNDHIIDKLREMAETYKSTKDKWRVFGYEKAIIALKATSELIDTYEKAIALPHVGKSLAEKIVEIAESGRFEKLENLQSDDGLLAIKLFMRIWGVGVETATKWSNQGLRSLDDVKDKVNLTANQKVGLKYFEDFDERMPREEVAKIEAVVRDVLRNIDPGLVMVTCGSYRRGKSTCGDVDILVTHPDGVTHQGVFHELLRRLRDQGFLTDDLTIATNMTGGMMKYLGVCKLPYAEAKHRRIDIIVSPFNQYGCCLVYFTGSAHFNRSMRLLADKMGMSLTEHALYKNVIRGPVKIVHHGVIVETPTEESVFDYLGIPYRPPQERDHE, encoded by the exons ATGTCTTTCTTCTCTGACACAAACTGTCTGATTATTCCCAACATACTTGGCAAGTCTAAAGCTCAATTCTTTGCAAGAAAGTTAAAAGAATTTGGAGGACGCGCACAGATCTTTCAGCCTAAAGCTGAATTAACAAATCTCTCAGCCTTTACTCACGTGATTGTTGGCCCTGCTCTCACCTCTGACCAACTTTCAAAGATTTTAG GACTCAAATTGATTGAGACTGTTGAGAAGTTGGTCTCCAGTCTCTGGCTAACAAAATGTCTAGAAAACCAGTCTCTCGTTAGCTGTGATCCGTATATAGTTCCTCTGACAAGTTCAAGTACAGCAACTGGAAGTTACGAG GCCCCGCCTTCTCAGGTCACGCCTTCTCAGACTCTACCTTTCAAGACACAACCTTTAGCTCGAGCACCACCTTCTCCTGAGCCAGCAGAAGATGGGGCTTCACCTAGCAAGCAACTCAAGACAGCAAATGACTCTGACATTGAAAAAATACAATCTGTAGACAGAACTAACGTCGAT AGATCAAAATTCATATGCATGACGTCGAGCAAAGCTACAGAGCAGGCAACTCCAAAGATGACTCATGTTAACGACCATATAATTGATAAATTGCGG GAGATGGCTGAAACATACAAAAGTACAAAAGACAAGTGGAGGGTATTTGGCTATGAGAAGGCCATCATTGCATTGAAG gCAACTTCTGAGCTGATAGACACATATGAGAAGGCGATTGCCCTTCCACATGTTGGTAAAAGTCTTGCTGAGAAAATTGTAGAAATTGCAGAAAGCGGTAGATTTGAGAAATTGGAGAACCTACAATCTGATGATGGTTTGCTCGCTATCAAACTCTTCATGAGGATATGGGGCGTCGGTGTGGAGACAGCAACCAAATGGTCCAATCAG GGTCTTCGTTCATTGGATGATGTGAAGGATAAAGTTAACCTGACAGCCAATCAAAAAGTAGGATTGAAATATTTTGAGGATTTTGATGAGAGGATGCCTCGAGAAGAAGTAGCAAAGATAGAGGCTGTG GTGAGGGATGTTTTGAGGAATATTGATCCTGGGCTGGTAATGGTAACGTGTGGCAGCTACCGGAGAGGAAAGAGCACCTGTGGTGATGTAGATATTCTGGTAACTCATCCAGATGGTGTAACCCACCAAGGAGTCTTTCACGAGCTGTTGAGGAGACTGAGAGATCAGG GGTTTCTCACCGATGACCTCACGATTGCTACGAATATGACAGGCGGAATGATGAAGTACCTTGGTGTCTGTAAGCTTCCATATGCTGAGGCTAAGCATCGGCGCATAGACATCATTGTTTCTCCTTTCAACCAG TATGGCTGCTGTTTGGTCTACTTCACCGGCTCGGCCCATTTTAACAGATCAATGCGGCTTCTAGCGGATAAGATGGGCATGTCTCTTACTGAGCACGCCCTTTATAAGAATGTGATCAGAGGCCCGGTGA AGATCGTTCATCACGGTGTAATTGTGGAAACTCCCACAGAAGAATCTGTTTTCGACTACCTTGGAATTCCATATCGACCACCACAAGAGAGAGATCATGAATAG
- the LOC137408412 gene encoding DNA polymerase lambda-like isoform X1 produces the protein MSFFSDTNCLIIPNILGKSKAQFFARKLKEFGGRAQIFQPKAELTNLSAFTHVIVGPALTSDQLSKILGLKLIETVEKLVSSLWLTKCLENQSLVSCDPYIVPLTSSSTATGSYEAPPSQVTPSQTLPFKTQPLARAPPSPEPAEDGASPSKQLKTANDSDIEKIQSVDRTNVDRSKFICMTSSKATEQATPKMTHVNDHIIDKLREMAETYKSTKDKWRVFGYEKAIIALKATSELIDTYEKAIALPHVGKSLAEKIVEIAESGRFEKLENLQSDDGLLAIKLFMRIWGVGVETATKWSNQGLRSLDDVKDKVNLTANQKVGLKYFEDFDERMPREEVAKIEAVVRDVLRNIDPGLVMVTCGSYRRGKSTCGDVDILVTHPDGVTHQGVFHELLRRLRDQGFLTDDLTIATNMTGGMMKYLGVCKLPYAEAKHRRIDIIVSPFNQYGCCLVYFTGSAHFNRSMRLLADKMGMSLTEHALYKNVIRGPKKEIVHHGVIVETPTEESVFDYLGIPYRPPQERDHE, from the exons ATGTCTTTCTTCTCTGACACAAACTGTCTGATTATTCCCAACATACTTGGCAAGTCTAAAGCTCAATTCTTTGCAAGAAAGTTAAAAGAATTTGGAGGACGCGCACAGATCTTTCAGCCTAAAGCTGAATTAACAAATCTCTCAGCCTTTACTCACGTGATTGTTGGCCCTGCTCTCACCTCTGACCAACTTTCAAAGATTTTAG GACTCAAATTGATTGAGACTGTTGAGAAGTTGGTCTCCAGTCTCTGGCTAACAAAATGTCTAGAAAACCAGTCTCTCGTTAGCTGTGATCCGTATATAGTTCCTCTGACAAGTTCAAGTACAGCAACTGGAAGTTACGAG GCCCCGCCTTCTCAGGTCACGCCTTCTCAGACTCTACCTTTCAAGACACAACCTTTAGCTCGAGCACCACCTTCTCCTGAGCCAGCAGAAGATGGGGCTTCACCTAGCAAGCAACTCAAGACAGCAAATGACTCTGACATTGAAAAAATACAATCTGTAGACAGAACTAACGTCGAT AGATCAAAATTCATATGCATGACGTCGAGCAAAGCTACAGAGCAGGCAACTCCAAAGATGACTCATGTTAACGACCATATAATTGATAAATTGCGG GAGATGGCTGAAACATACAAAAGTACAAAAGACAAGTGGAGGGTATTTGGCTATGAGAAGGCCATCATTGCATTGAAG gCAACTTCTGAGCTGATAGACACATATGAGAAGGCGATTGCCCTTCCACATGTTGGTAAAAGTCTTGCTGAGAAAATTGTAGAAATTGCAGAAAGCGGTAGATTTGAGAAATTGGAGAACCTACAATCTGATGATGGTTTGCTCGCTATCAAACTCTTCATGAGGATATGGGGCGTCGGTGTGGAGACAGCAACCAAATGGTCCAATCAG GGTCTTCGTTCATTGGATGATGTGAAGGATAAAGTTAACCTGACAGCCAATCAAAAAGTAGGATTGAAATATTTTGAGGATTTTGATGAGAGGATGCCTCGAGAAGAAGTAGCAAAGATAGAGGCTGTG GTGAGGGATGTTTTGAGGAATATTGATCCTGGGCTGGTAATGGTAACGTGTGGCAGCTACCGGAGAGGAAAGAGCACCTGTGGTGATGTAGATATTCTGGTAACTCATCCAGATGGTGTAACCCACCAAGGAGTCTTTCACGAGCTGTTGAGGAGACTGAGAGATCAGG GGTTTCTCACCGATGACCTCACGATTGCTACGAATATGACAGGCGGAATGATGAAGTACCTTGGTGTCTGTAAGCTTCCATATGCTGAGGCTAAGCATCGGCGCATAGACATCATTGTTTCTCCTTTCAACCAG TATGGCTGCTGTTTGGTCTACTTCACCGGCTCGGCCCATTTTAACAGATCAATGCGGCTTCTAGCGGATAAGATGGGCATGTCTCTTACTGAGCACGCCCTTTATAAGAATGTGATCAGAGGCCCG AAAAAAGAGATCGTTCATCACGGTGTAATTGTGGAAACTCCCACAGAAGAATCTGTTTTCGACTACCTTGGAATTCCATATCGACCACCACAAGAGAGAGATCATGAATAG